The following are encoded together in the Pleurocapsa sp. FMAR1 genome:
- a CDS encoding YqaE/Pmp3 family membrane protein, with amino-acid sequence MSIGYIPGIIHAIWIIARE; translated from the coding sequence GTGTCAATTGGCTATATACCTGGAATCATTCATGCAATCTGGATAATTGCCAGGGAATAA
- a CDS encoding Crp/Fnr family transcriptional regulator: protein MRSQNIEEKPVNRLLAALPQEDYQRLYPDLEFVELPQHKVLFHAGEHYEYAYFPSHAIISSVAIMENGSTTEIGVIGNEGMVGLPIILDTSYTNSTAIVQVGGNGYRIKAQQLQKELNRQGAFKILLMRYVQARIIQLGQTAACNRYHNLEQRFARWLLSVRDSIQKDEYQLTQEFISQMLGVRRTGVTEVASKFQEAGIIHYKRGLIKIDSKEKLEANACECYWLIAKEYSRLLDSDSV, encoded by the coding sequence GTGCGTTCACAAAATATAGAAGAAAAACCAGTTAATCGGCTTTTAGCTGCTTTGCCTCAAGAAGATTATCAACGCCTTTATCCTGATTTAGAATTTGTAGAGCTTCCTCAGCATAAAGTTCTTTTTCATGCTGGAGAACATTATGAATATGCTTACTTTCCCTCTCACGCGATTATTTCTAGCGTCGCGATTATGGAAAATGGTTCTACTACAGAAATTGGAGTTATTGGTAATGAGGGCATGGTGGGATTGCCCATCATCTTAGATACCAGCTATACAAATTCTACCGCGATCGTTCAGGTGGGTGGCAATGGTTATCGAATTAAAGCCCAACAACTACAAAAAGAGTTGAATCGCCAAGGAGCTTTTAAAATACTGCTAATGCGCTATGTTCAAGCTCGAATAATTCAGCTTGGTCAAACTGCTGCCTGTAATCGCTATCACAATCTCGAACAGCGATTTGCACGTTGGTTGCTATCGGTACGAGACAGTATCCAAAAAGATGAATATCAGCTAACTCAAGAATTTATCTCGCAGATGTTAGGGGTGCGCCGTACTGGAGTTACCGAAGTAGCCAGCAAATTTCAAGAAGCAGGAATAATTCACTATAAACGTGGCTTGATAAAGATTGACTCTAAAGAGAAGCTAGAGGCTAATGCCTGCGAATGTTATTGGCTGATTGCCAAAGAATATTCTCGGTTACTCGATTCAGACTCTGTCTAG
- a CDS encoding right-handed parallel beta-helix repeat-containing protein: MTTNKAFNTNSNIVEDWLGGYKLELDLTPKSYADHWTLDFELPYKISAAYGVDLVNHDNGSYTISGQNAWANLNQGQSISPIFIVEDNGKKALTPKFKDISAKVSSPSINVPINSGSIAKVNLTSNGTKIINVDKDFGGNLKGAIASANDGDVVKLGSKTYYTSGITIDKDITIDGQKGSVVNGGGTLASIFNLTQGATGATIQDIEITNGNNGIYGNGAHNLTLQNLNVNNIGINNPIRTGSNNVGIALGHADGLKLLNSKVHNVGRKGVSVGDTDGAIIGGISVQNINLAAQHSQSHDAAGIKFFNTNDVIIRNSYFSDINANNIWNDTTNGTLIKGNRIVNAGEDFLAPSFNKNVGMVGIYNEKSSNSIVKNNNATSVGKFVAFNATEFTTETMTLENNNFSSFEINTPDYWVNEAAEKLIALTENPDEANFSLFADEYFAQANIS, from the coding sequence ATGACTACTAATAAAGCATTTAATACTAATTCCAACATTGTTGAAGATTGGCTAGGCGGATACAAACTAGAGCTAGATCTAACTCCAAAATCCTACGCTGACCACTGGACATTAGACTTCGAGCTTCCTTACAAAATCTCTGCTGCTTATGGTGTAGATCTAGTTAACCATGACAACGGTAGCTATACAATCAGTGGTCAAAACGCTTGGGCAAATCTCAACCAAGGACAATCTATTTCTCCCATCTTCATAGTTGAAGACAATGGAAAAAAAGCACTAACTCCAAAATTTAAGGATATATCTGCCAAGGTTTCTTCGCCATCTATTAATGTACCTATCAACTCAGGTTCAATTGCCAAGGTTAATTTAACCTCAAATGGTACAAAAATTATCAATGTAGACAAGGATTTTGGTGGCAATTTAAAAGGTGCGATCGCATCAGCAAATGATGGTGATGTAGTCAAGCTAGGTAGTAAAACTTACTATACTTCTGGAATCACGATTGATAAAGATATTACCATTGATGGTCAAAAAGGTTCTGTTGTCAACGGAGGCGGAACATTGGCATCAATTTTTAACTTAACTCAAGGAGCGACTGGCGCAACCATCCAAGACATAGAAATAACCAATGGTAATAATGGCATCTACGGTAATGGCGCGCATAACCTTACATTGCAAAATCTGAATGTAAACAATATTGGCATAAATAATCCAATTAGAACAGGTTCGAATAATGTCGGTATTGCTCTTGGTCATGCGGACGGACTTAAGCTACTCAATTCCAAAGTACATAATGTAGGTAGAAAAGGCGTTAGTGTTGGAGATACCGACGGAGCGATAATCGGCGGTATCTCAGTACAAAATATTAATCTGGCAGCACAACACTCACAAAGCCATGATGCTGCTGGCATCAAATTTTTTAATACCAACGATGTCATTATTAGAAATAGCTATTTCTCTGATATTAATGCGAATAATATTTGGAACGATACTACAAATGGTACTTTAATCAAAGGTAATAGGATTGTAAATGCAGGAGAAGACTTTTTAGCGCCTAGCTTTAATAAGAATGTGGGTATGGTAGGTATCTATAATGAAAAAAGCTCTAACTCGATTGTCAAAAACAATAACGCTACCTCTGTTGGCAAGTTTGTAGCATTTAATGCAACGGAATTTACCACTGAAACCATGACTCTTGAAAACAACAACTTCTCAAGCTTTGAGATTAATACACCAGACTATTGGGTAAATGAAGCAGCTGAAAAGCTTATTGCTTTAACCGAAAATCCAGATGAGGCAAACTTTAGTTTATTTGCAGACGAATATTTTGCCCAGGCTAATATTTCTTAG
- the tnpA gene encoding IS200/IS605 family transposase translates to MNQSYRRTNTTVSLINYHFIWIPRRRRKVLKSAVHTRVTELIYEKASELDCKIVSLAVEPEHIHLFLNCSPGLAPKQIMHRIKGYSSYVLRKEFPHLKKMPSMWTRSYFVSTAGNVSSSTIEKYIAAQGKV, encoded by the coding sequence ATGAATCAATCTTATAGACGAACAAATACCACTGTATCTTTAATCAATTACCATTTTATTTGGATACCCCGTCGCAGACGAAAAGTCCTCAAGAGTGCGGTTCATACTAGAGTCACAGAGTTAATCTACGAAAAAGCTAGCGAATTAGATTGCAAAATAGTCAGTTTGGCTGTTGAACCTGAGCATATTCACTTGTTTCTGAACTGCTCTCCAGGTTTAGCACCAAAGCAAATTATGCACCGTATCAAAGGTTATTCATCCTATGTGTTGAGAAAAGAATTTCCACACCTCAAGAAGATGCCTAGTATGTGGACTCGTAGCTATTTTGTCTCTACTGCTGGAAATGTTTCTAGTAGTACAATTGAGAAATATATTGCTGCTCAAGGCAAAGTTTAA
- the glyS gene encoding glycine--tRNA ligase subunit beta, giving the protein MANFLLEVGTEELPADFVSSAIAQWQNKVPASLAQEFLNPAAVEYYGTPRRLAILIKDIQERQADREEEIKGPPVKAAFKDGQPTKAAEGFARKQGVSLDELEIRDTSKGEFTFIQKKIPGRNTVEILQELCTQWITGLEGKRFMRWGDGDLRFPRPIRWLVALWDSEIMPLELINGSETIKSERTSRGHRVLHPDAVSIAQPTDYVTTLRSASVEVELEARKEKIRAGILAEAKKLGAKAEIYPDLLAEVINLVEYPTAVTGKFAADFLKLPTEVITTVMVSHQRYFPVHQAGVDNALLPNFITISNGDPNKKEAIAEGNGRVIRARLADAQFFYQADCDEHLDTYLPQLETVTFQAELGTMRDKVDRIIDTAKIIAQQLEVSEEQQNEIESTALLCKADLVTQMVYEFPELQGVMGEKYAVVSGESKTVAKGIFEHYLPRGADDIMPSTLNGQVVGLADRLDTLIGIFGIGMMPTGSSDPFALRRAANGIINIIWDADLEINLNQLIEQGAADFVSGHSDPKASEANRTSPVAALQEFFLQRICSLLQEKNIDYDLVNAIVGDGDAEYTERALTDLLDVRDRALFLQETRDNGKLTEIYETINRSARLAAKGDLDTPVLNPEGLVNPELFEESSEREFYDALLELLPQTEASQAERNYQLLIDGLGKIAPVISSFFDGENSVLVMADNPDVKRNRLNLLGLLRNHARVLADFGAIVKG; this is encoded by the coding sequence ATGGCTAATTTTTTGTTGGAAGTAGGTACAGAAGAATTACCCGCAGATTTTGTCAGTAGCGCGATCGCTCAGTGGCAAAATAAAGTTCCCGCTAGTTTAGCACAAGAGTTTTTAAATCCCGCAGCAGTAGAGTATTATGGAACTCCTCGCCGTTTAGCCATTTTAATTAAAGATATTCAAGAGCGACAAGCAGACCGAGAAGAAGAGATAAAAGGTCCTCCAGTTAAAGCAGCATTTAAAGATGGTCAACCAACCAAGGCAGCAGAGGGTTTTGCTCGTAAACAGGGTGTTAGTCTTGATGAGCTTGAAATTCGTGATACTTCTAAAGGAGAGTTTACTTTTATCCAGAAAAAAATCCCAGGTCGCAATACTGTGGAAATTCTTCAGGAGTTATGCACTCAATGGATTACTGGCTTAGAAGGAAAACGCTTTATGCGCTGGGGCGACGGAGATTTAAGGTTTCCTCGCCCTATTCGCTGGCTAGTGGCATTGTGGGATAGTGAAATTATGCCTTTAGAACTGATTAATGGTTCAGAAACTATCAAAAGCGAGCGCACTTCTCGTGGACATCGAGTTTTACATCCTGACGCTGTTAGTATTGCCCAACCGACAGATTATGTCACAACTCTTCGATCTGCCTCTGTAGAAGTTGAATTAGAAGCCAGAAAAGAAAAAATAAGGGCAGGCATTTTAGCTGAAGCTAAAAAATTAGGCGCAAAAGCCGAAATATACCCAGACTTGCTGGCAGAAGTGATTAATTTAGTAGAATATCCGACCGCAGTTACGGGAAAGTTTGCAGCAGATTTTCTCAAGCTACCAACTGAGGTGATTACTACCGTCATGGTAAGTCATCAGCGTTATTTCCCTGTTCATCAAGCAGGGGTTGATAATGCTCTTTTACCTAACTTTATTACTATTTCCAATGGCGATCCTAACAAAAAAGAGGCGATCGCTGAAGGTAATGGCAGAGTGATCCGCGCCAGATTAGCAGATGCTCAATTTTTCTATCAGGCAGACTGCGACGAACATCTTGATACTTATCTTCCGCAACTAGAAACGGTCACTTTTCAAGCAGAACTTGGCACAATGCGGGATAAGGTAGACCGTATTATCGATACTGCCAAGATCATAGCCCAACAGCTTGAGGTTAGCGAAGAACAGCAAAACGAAATTGAAAGCACCGCCTTACTTTGCAAAGCCGACTTAGTTACCCAAATGGTTTATGAGTTTCCCGAACTACAGGGGGTTATGGGTGAAAAATATGCCGTGGTGAGTGGCGAATCCAAAACAGTTGCCAAAGGCATCTTTGAGCATTATTTACCCAGAGGCGCAGACGATATAATGCCTAGTACCTTAAACGGTCAGGTAGTGGGTTTAGCCGATCGCCTGGATACTTTAATTGGCATTTTTGGGATTGGTATGATGCCTACAGGTTCATCCGATCCCTTTGCCTTACGCCGTGCAGCTAACGGGATTATCAATATTATTTGGGATGCCGATTTAGAAATAAATTTGAATCAGCTAATTGAACAAGGTGCAGCAGATTTTGTTTCGGGTCATAGCGATCCGAAGGCTAGCGAAGCTAATCGCACTTCTCCTGTAGCAGCTTTACAAGAATTCTTTCTTCAGCGAATCTGTAGTCTATTGCAAGAGAAAAATATTGATTACGATTTAGTTAATGCCATTGTTGGTGATGGTGATGCCGAATATACTGAGCGAGCTTTGACGGACTTATTAGACGTTCGCGATCGCGCTTTATTTTTACAAGAAACCCGCGATAATGGTAAGTTAACTGAAATCTACGAAACTATCAATCGTTCTGCTCGTTTGGCAGCCAAAGGCGATTTAGATACTCCAGTACTAAACCCCGAAGGATTGGTTAATCCTGAATTGTTTGAGGAATCTTCTGAGAGAGAATTTTATGATGCACTGTTGGAGTTGTTACCTCAAACCGAAGCTTCTCAAGCAGAGCGTAATTATCAATTATTAATCGACGGATTAGGAAAAATTGCTCCTGTTATTAGTAGCTTTTTTGATGGTGAAAATAGCGTGCTGGTGATGGCAGACAACCCCGATGTCAAACGCAACCGCTTAAATCTTTTAGGATTACTGCGAAATCATGCCAGAGTGTTAGCAGACTTTGGGGCGATCGTTAAAGGCTAA
- a CDS encoding transposase, whose product MQVTTTLKLKFHNLNAVKATMFAETTTACTVFGNELLAVPIKERKKLTTSKVVTPLKSALANQVIRHCKGKAGKKAKKFKLLPPEANCQNWRLFKVGDVYSVSFPTLFGIKRVPIAIKSRHWQPILDRLLANDKSLTKGTLKLCQYKGKWYALISVTEEVPKLIADNRVGVDRGQNQIAVAAPKKGFGLFFSGSQVKHIRRKFQQRRKQLQKAGKYRAVKKLEQKEQRWMRAVNNTVSRRIVDFADWQNADLILEDLSGCRQTMKQRKKSRSDNAKSRHAWAYYDLGQKLEYKMAKLGRLVHVRPPHYSSKTSSVNSVIGKRNGHWFKCTSGAKLNSDFNAARNLAIWDYRSCPVDYLKAVSAMDTDNLLDGVIGNPLNSMNIINGRAEQLCLFDTTNFETRRENPTFLASA is encoded by the coding sequence ATGCAGGTCACTACTACTTTAAAACTTAAATTTCATAATCTTAATGCCGTCAAAGCCACTATGTTTGCTGAGACGACAACAGCTTGTACTGTTTTTGGGAACGAACTTTTGGCTGTGCCAATTAAAGAGAGAAAAAAATTGACTACTTCAAAAGTAGTAACACCTCTAAAATCAGCATTAGCCAATCAGGTTATTCGTCACTGTAAAGGCAAAGCTGGTAAGAAAGCTAAGAAATTTAAACTATTGCCTCCAGAAGCAAATTGTCAAAACTGGAGGCTATTTAAAGTAGGTGATGTCTACTCCGTTTCTTTTCCTACCTTGTTTGGCATCAAAAGAGTACCAATAGCAATTAAATCTCGTCATTGGCAACCAATATTAGACAGGCTTTTAGCTAATGACAAATCTTTGACTAAAGGTACACTCAAGTTGTGCCAGTACAAAGGTAAATGGTATGCACTAATCTCAGTCACTGAGGAAGTTCCAAAGCTGATAGCAGACAATCGAGTCGGGGTAGATAGAGGGCAAAATCAAATTGCTGTTGCTGCACCAAAAAAAGGATTTGGATTATTCTTTTCAGGATCACAGGTCAAGCATATTCGTCGCAAGTTTCAGCAGCGCAGAAAACAGCTACAGAAGGCTGGTAAATATCGTGCTGTTAAGAAGCTAGAGCAAAAAGAACAACGTTGGATGAGGGCAGTAAATAATACTGTGTCTCGTCGTATTGTTGATTTTGCTGACTGGCAGAATGCCGACTTGATACTAGAAGATTTGTCTGGCTGCCGTCAGACAATGAAACAGAGAAAGAAATCTCGTTCTGATAATGCCAAGTCTCGTCATGCTTGGGCGTACTACGATCTCGGGCAAAAGCTAGAATATAAAATGGCTAAACTTGGCAGACTTGTCCATGTCAGACCTCCTCATTATTCTTCTAAAACTTCATCTGTTAACAGCGTTATTGGCAAACGCAATGGGCATTGGTTTAAATGCACCTCTGGCGCAAAATTAAACTCTGACTTTAATGCTGCTCGTAATCTCGCTATTTGGGACTACCGTAGTTGTCCAGTAGATTATCTAAAAGCTGTATCTGCAATGGATACAGACAATCTATTGGACGGGGTAATTGGCAATCCCCTGAACTCCATGAACATCATAAATGGGAGAGCAGAACAATTGTGTCTGTTCGATACTACCAATTTTGAGACTAGACGGGAGAATCCCACGTTTTTAGCGTCAGCGTAA